The following are from one region of the Sorghum bicolor cultivar BTx623 chromosome 2, Sorghum_bicolor_NCBIv3, whole genome shotgun sequence genome:
- the LOC8083241 gene encoding uncharacterized protein LOC8083241 → MIVGICVPSKSQTVNEQPNNDHPTSFVSPSRRRGICLSIYPHKRPLCFKEKLQDCAAQHQRQHQLIDRSPSPMPSFIDGPTFRSLLRPSTNGRRTTTKISDSGGGGGGGGSSSGGGIFKIFKLMPMLSSGCKMVALLGKHNSRALLADHATTVTLFGHRRGRVSLAIHEDTRAPPLFLIELPMLTSALHREISSGTVKLALESDTRSARRRLVEEYVWAVYCNGRKAGYAIRRKDASDDERHVLRLLRGVSMGAGVLPAAPEKEGGVPAGPDGELTYVRARVERVVGSKDSEAFYMINPEEGGNGGDNNNGAGGGGGAPELSIFLKMVPIILEDGRIHMSSDGRAVD, encoded by the exons ATGATTGTGGGTATCTGTGTACCAAGCAAGTCCCAAACAGTCAATGAACAGCCAAACAACGACCATCCAACTTCTTTCGTTTCCCCGTCTCGTCGACGTGGTATATGTCTGTCTATATATCCCCACAAGAGGCCCCTTTGCTTCAAAGAAAAGTTACAAGACTGTGCTGCGCAGCACCAGCGCCAGCACCAACTCATCGATCGATCTCCCTCTCCAATGCCGTCTTTCATCGACGGCCCCACTTTCCGGTCGCTGCTCCGGCCGTCCACCAATGGGCGCCGGACGACGACAAAGATCTCCGAcagcggcggaggcggcggcggcggaggcagcagcagcggcggcgggatCTTCAAGATATTCAAGCTCATGCCCATGCTCTCGTCCGGCTGCAAGATGGTGGCGCTGCTCGGCAAGCACAACAGCCGTGCGCTGCTGGCGGACCACGCCACGACGGTGACGCTGTTCGGCCACCGCCGCGGCCGCGTGAGCCTGGCGATCCACGAGGACACCCGCGCGCCGCCGCTGTTCCTCATCGAGCTGCCCATGCTGACGAGCGCGCTGCACCGGGAGATCTCGTCGGGGACCGTCAAGCTGGCGCTCGAGAGCGACACCCGCAGCGCCCGGCGCCGGCTCGTGGAGGAGTACGTCTGGGCCGTCTACTGCAACGGACGCAAGGCCGGGTACGCCATCCGGAGGAAGGatgcctccgacgacgagcgcCACGTGCTGCGCCTGCTGCGCGGCGTGTCCATGGGCGCCGGCGTGCTCCCGGCGGCCCCCGAGAAGGAAGGCGGCGTGCCCGCGGGGCCTGACGGCGAGCTCACGTACGTGCGCGCCCGCGTCGAGCGCGTCGTCGGTTCCAAGGACTCGGAGGCCTTCTACATGATCAACCCCGAGGAGGGTGGAAACGGCGGCGACAATAATAATGGTgccggaggaggcggcggcgcgccgGAGCTGAGCATTTTCCTA AAAATGGTGCCTATCATCCTAGAAGATGGCAGAATTCATATGAGCAGTGATGGAAGAGCTGTCGATTAG
- the LOC8083242 gene encoding leucine-rich repeat extensin-like protein 3, with product MDPSAAGAGASRRKGEQWLSVAEKLLVARDLEGCKQFASQALAADPHTPGADDLHAAASSLLAAQRRRLPNGQPDPYGVLDLDPANPASRRLDAIHSQYRRLSFLLNRSHPDRPCSVALAEAARLVADAWAFLSDPVRKSALDADLDAAAAARAYHSPLNLPQPHSQSPLPARLTPPVAAPSQRQTPLPAAPSQRSTPPLVSPPPRATSPPVGSTARQTQRPVALQIRSTPPPAASAPRSTPPPPVPPQTRSTPPPVAPAPRPTPPPPVVPQTRSSTPQPTTPQTPVAATVPAVKSGAAPSSTFWTVCSACCHIHQFDGQYEMRKLLCPSCRQPFVAKAMAEPPPIVPGTDMYYCTWGFFPVGFPGCPGFEKMVNAQPSGQDHLNVPWLGSTGGVKGNAQNGMPPVSAPVVEVPDEIPIEVPAVTPPAKPMRVKVGAKKRGRPKGSKNKKKL from the coding sequence ATGGATccgtccgccgccggcgccggcgcctcgCGGCGGAAGGGGGAGCAGTGGTTGAGCGTGGCTGAGAAGCTCCTGGTGGCGCGCGACCTTGAAGGGTGCAAGCAGTTCGCATCGCAGGCCCTGGCCGCCGATCCCCACACCCCGGGCGCCGACGACCTccacgccgccgcctcctccctcCTGGCAGCCCAGCGGCGCCGCCTCCCCAACGGTCAGCCTGATCCCTACGGTGTCCTTGATCTGGATCCCGCAAACCCCGCATCACGCCGGCTGGATGCCATCCACTCACAATACCGCCGCCTCTCTTTCCTCCTCAATCGCTCCCACCCCGACCGACCCTGCTCGGTCGCCCTCGCCGAAGCCGCCCGCCTCGTCGCTGATGCCTGGGCTTTCCTCTCTGATCCCGTTCGCAAATCCGCCCTCGACGCGGACCTCGATGCCGCCGCAGCAGCTCGCGCGTACCACTCTCCTCTAAATCTACCGCAGCCGCACTCGCAGTCACCTCTGCCTGCACGGCTAACTCCGCCGGTGGCTGCTCCCTCTCAACGCCAAACCCCGCTGCCTGCTGCTCCCTCCCAGCGGTCGACTCCGCCGCTGGTTTCTCCCCCTCCGCGGGCAACATCACCGCCGGTTGGTTCCACTGCACGGCAAACTCAGCGGCCGGTTGCCCTCCAAATACGGTCAACACCGCCGCCGGCTGCCTCTGCTCCACGGTCTACTCCACCACCACCGGTTCCTCCTCAAACACGGTCAACACCGCCGCCGGTTGCTCCCGCTCCACGGCCTACTCCGCCACCACCTGTTGTTCCCCAAACACGGTCAAGTACGCCGCAGCCGACTACTCCCCAAACGCCTGTGGCTGCAACTGTCCCAGCAGTGAAGTCTGGTGCGGCACCTTCATCAACATTCTGGACAGTGTGCTCGGCCTGCTGCCACATTCACCAGTTCGACGGCCAATATGAGATGCGCAAGTTGCTGTGCCCTAGCTGCCGCCAGCCATTTGTGGCCAAGGCAATGGCTGAGCCACCGCCTATTGTGCCAGGCACCGACATGTATTACTGCACCTGGGGGTTCTTCCCCGTTGGGTTCCCTGGGTGTCCTGGCTTTGAAAAAATGGTCAATGCACAGCCATCAGGACAAGATCACTTGAATGTGCCATGGCTTGGAAGCACAGGTGGTGTGAAAGGTAATGCTCAGAATGGAATGCCACCAGTTAGTGCCCCAGTAGTAGAGGTACCAGATGAGATTCCGATAGAGGTGCCGGCAGTGACACCGCCAGCAAAGCCGATGCGAGTGAAGGTGGGTGCGAAGAAGCGTGGTCGCCCCAAGGGTagcaagaacaagaagaaaTTATGA
- the LOC8083243 gene encoding transcription factor bHLH30, translated as MVPVGSDEAAEVAVDGECSPPAATTTRSGTSRSHSEAERKRRQRINAHLATLRTLLPAASRMDKAALLGEVVRHVRELRGEADAAAAGVAVAVPGEGDEVGVEEGQQHCFCHGGERERAAAAANTRRVRAWVCCADRPGLMSELGRAVRSVSARAVRAEIATVGGRTRSVLELDVVGGHHDGEGTSTSSRPALQAALRAVLLSREEMLGAECYKRQRFSAHLARV; from the exons ATGGTGCCTGTCGGGAGTGACGAAGCAGCGGAGGTGGCGGTGGACGGGGAGTGCTCGCCGCCGGCAGCGACGACGACGCGGAGCGGGACGAGCAGGAGCCACAGCGAGGCGGAGCGGAAGCGGCGGCAGCGCATCAACGCCCACCTCGCCACGCTGCGCACCCTCCTCCCTGCGGCGTcgcgg ATGGACAAGGCGGCGCTGCTCGGGGAGGTCGTGCGGCACGTGCGGGAGCTGCGGGGCGAGGCGGACGCTGCGGCGGCGGGCGTGGCCGTGGCCGTCCCGGGGGAAGGCGACGAGGTCGGCGTCGAGGAGGGCCAGCAGCACTGCTTCTGCCACggcggggagagggagagggccgccgccgccgccaacacCAGGCGCGTCAGGGCGTGGGTGTGCTGCGCCGACCGCCCGGGGCTCATGTCCGAGCTGGGCCGCGCCGTGCGGTCCGTCAGCGCGAGGGCCGTGCGCGCCGAGATAGCCACCGTCGGCGGGAGGACGCGGAGCGTCCTGGAGCTGGACGTCGTTGGCGGGCACCACGACGGCGAGGGCACGTCGACGTCGTCACGGCCGGCGCTGCAGGCGGCGCTCCGGGCCGTGCTGCTCAGCCGGGAGGAGATGCTCGGCGCCGAGTGCTACAAGAGGCAGCGCTTCTCGGCGCACCTCGCCAGGGTTTAG
- the LOC110432850 gene encoding beta carbonic anhydrase 5, chloroplastic-like isoform X2 has product MASGVLHRAGSLCLRPAAEPAAADSGRGHGAVMIGDSRTQRAAALRLGGSSRRELLSVTMASRDHTGLTRQLLDFQHDTMDEVGAEHDPFVDLKARFLDFKHRNCVENFSNYQSLAQQQTPKFMVIACADSRVCPTAVLGFQPGEAFTVRNVANLVPPYEHGGSETSAALEFAVNTLQVENVLVVGHSRCGGIQALMSMKDDSTSGSFIKNWVSIGKSARLSTKAAAGNLSFDMQCKHCEKESINSSLLNLLTYPWIEKRVNEGTLNLHGGYYNFIDCTFEKWTLLYREGLEGGSKYAIKNRSTWS; this is encoded by the exons ATGGCTAGCGGCGTCCTCCACCGCGCCGGCTCACTATGTCTCCGCCCCGCCGCCGAGCCAGCCGCCGCTGACTCCGGCCGGGGCCACGGCGCGGTGATG ATCGGTGATTCGAGGACGCAGCGCGCTGCTGCTCTGCGGCTTGGAGGATCTAGCCG GAGAGAGTTATTATCTGTCACAATGGCCTCCAGAGATCACACTGGCTTGACCCGGCAACTTCTGGATTTTCAACACGATACAATGGATGAGGTAGGTGCAGAACATGATCCATTCGTGGATTTGAAAGCGAGATTCCTGGACTTCAAACACAGAAACTGTGT GGAGAATTTTTCAAATTACCAAAGTCTTGCTCAGCAGCAAACACCAAAG TTCATGGTGATTGCTTGTGCTGACTCCAGGGTCTGCCCTACCGCTGTTTTAGGGTTTCAGCCGGGGGAAGCATTTACAGTTCGTAATGTGGCAAATTTGGTACCACCATATGAG CATGGGGGGTCAGAGACTAGTGCAGCACTAGAGTTTGCTGTCAATACACTCCAG GTAGAAAATGTACTGGTGGTAGGCCACAGTAGGTGTGGGGGCATCCAGGCACTAATGAGCATGAAAGATGATTCGACCTCCGG AAGCTTCATTAAAAACTGGGTTTCAATTGGTAAGAGCGCAAGGTTAAGCACGAAAGCTGCTGCTGGAAATTTGAGTTTTGACATGCAGTGCAAACATTGTGAAAAG GAGTCAATAAATAGCTCTCTGTTGAACTTGTTAACATACCCATGGATAGAGAAGAGGGTGAATGAAGGTACTTTGAATCTTCATGGAGGCTACTACAACTTTATTGATTGCACATTTGAGAAATGGACATTATTGTACCGTGAAGGTTTGGAAGGTGGAAGCAAGTATGCTATAAAGAATAGGTCCACCTGGTCTTGA
- the LOC110432850 gene encoding beta carbonic anhydrase 5, chloroplastic-like isoform X1: MPPRTVLLRLASAASTTRASSASAARRRLYPSSDGSGSEEHAAATREDDELRPPPPPHRPEYTDERRLPRRREHRLPHRGEHRRELLSVTMASRDHTGLTRQLLDFQHDTMDEVGAEHDPFVDLKARFLDFKHRNCVENFSNYQSLAQQQTPKFMVIACADSRVCPTAVLGFQPGEAFTVRNVANLVPPYEHGGSETSAALEFAVNTLQVENVLVVGHSRCGGIQALMSMKDDSTSGSFIKNWVSIGKSARLSTKAAAGNLSFDMQCKHCEKESINSSLLNLLTYPWIEKRVNEGTLNLHGGYYNFIDCTFEKWTLLYREGLEGGSKYAIKNRSTWS; encoded by the exons ATGCCGCCGCGGACGGTACTGCTTCGCCTCGCTAGCGCGGCTTCGACGACGCGCGCGTCCTCGGCTTCCGCGGCGCGGCGACGGCTGTACCCGTCCTCAGACGGCAGCGGCAGCGAGGAGCACGCGGCGGCCACTCGGGAGGATGACGAGcttcgcccgccgccgccgccccacaGGCCGGAGTACACCGATGAGCGGCGGCTGCCTCGCCGTCGAGAGCATCGGTTGCCTCACCGTGGAGAGCATCG GAGAGAGTTATTATCTGTCACAATGGCCTCCAGAGATCACACTGGCTTGACCCGGCAACTTCTGGATTTTCAACACGATACAATGGATGAGGTAGGTGCAGAACATGATCCATTCGTGGATTTGAAAGCGAGATTCCTGGACTTCAAACACAGAAACTGTGT GGAGAATTTTTCAAATTACCAAAGTCTTGCTCAGCAGCAAACACCAAAG TTCATGGTGATTGCTTGTGCTGACTCCAGGGTCTGCCCTACCGCTGTTTTAGGGTTTCAGCCGGGGGAAGCATTTACAGTTCGTAATGTGGCAAATTTGGTACCACCATATGAG CATGGGGGGTCAGAGACTAGTGCAGCACTAGAGTTTGCTGTCAATACACTCCAG GTAGAAAATGTACTGGTGGTAGGCCACAGTAGGTGTGGGGGCATCCAGGCACTAATGAGCATGAAAGATGATTCGACCTCCGG AAGCTTCATTAAAAACTGGGTTTCAATTGGTAAGAGCGCAAGGTTAAGCACGAAAGCTGCTGCTGGAAATTTGAGTTTTGACATGCAGTGCAAACATTGTGAAAAG GAGTCAATAAATAGCTCTCTGTTGAACTTGTTAACATACCCATGGATAGAGAAGAGGGTGAATGAAGGTACTTTGAATCTTCATGGAGGCTACTACAACTTTATTGATTGCACATTTGAGAAATGGACATTATTGTACCGTGAAGGTTTGGAAGGTGGAAGCAAGTATGCTATAAAGAATAGGTCCACCTGGTCTTGA